In one Dermatophagoides farinae isolate YC_2012a chromosome 4, ASM2471394v1, whole genome shotgun sequence genomic region, the following are encoded:
- the LOC124490955 gene encoding myosin light chain kinase, smooth muscle: MIYVDETDPIDENEEPPFQPRNVCVKKINPNVEYTLGEELGRGKFGVVRLCYEKQSKKKLAAKFIQTTCTQDRKDVEREVEIMCALQHPRLLQLYDAFDDGKNQMCLIMECVEGGELFERVIDDDFVLTEKACSIFVRQICEGLDYIHSKSIIHLDMKPENVLCVTRTGNRIKLIDFGFARKFNKGLQVMFGTPEFAAPEVINFEDVDFVTDLWAVGVITYVLLSGLSPFMGDSDLETMANVTRAVYDFNDESFDPISKGAKDFIAKLLVKDKTKRLTATQALKHPWLKTRTKKLKNEPKDKSLDKKKLKKFVIRRRWQKAVNAILALRRMGATIDLPPLPIASIPTPKKSTPKTGKAKG; this comes from the exons atgatcTACGTAGATGAAACCGATcctattgatgaaaatgaagagcCACCATTTCAGCCACGTAATgtttgtgtgaaaaaaatcaatccaaaTGTTGAATATACATTGGGCGAAGAATTGGGAAG AGGAAAATTTGGTGTCGTACGTTTGTGTTATGAGAAACAgtcgaagaaaaaattggccGCAAAATTCATACAAACAACCTGCACGCAGGATCGTAAAGATGTTGAACGTGAAGTGGAAATAATGTGTGCATTACAACATCCACGATTATTACAATTATATGAtgcatttgatgatggtaaaaatcaaatgtgtCTTATTATGGAatg TGTTGAAGGTGGCGAACTATTCGAAAGggtcatcgatgatgattttgtattGACAGAGAAAGCATGTTCCATATTTGTACGACAAATATGTGAAGGTCttgattatattcattcaaaatcaatcatacaTCTTGATATGAAA CCTGAAAATGTTCTTTGCGTTACACGTACTGGTAATCgtatcaaattgattgattttggttttgcACGTAAATTCAATAAAGGTCTACAGGTTATGTTTGGTACGCCGGAATTTGCCGCACCTGAAGTGATCAATTTTGAAGATGTTGATTTCGTAACCGATTT GTGGGCCGTAGGTGTCATCACATATGTTTT ATTATCTGGTCTATCACCATTCATGGGCGATAGCGATCTTGAAACAATGGCCAATGTAACAAGAGCTGTttatgatttcaatgatgaatcatttgatcCGATCTCAAAAGGAGCTAAAGATTTTATCGCCAAATTATTGGTCAAAGATAAAAC gaaacgATTGACAGCTACACAAGCATTGAAACATCCATGGCTAAAG ActcgaacgaaaaaattgaaaaatgaaccaaaagataaatcattggataagaaaaaattgaaaaaatttgtcatcagAAGACGTTGGCAG AAAGCTGTCAATGCAATATTGGCATTACGACGAATGGGTGCAACAATCGATCTACCACCATTACCAATTGCATCGATACCTACACCGAAAAAATCAACACCAAAAACCGGCAAAGCAAAAGGCTAA